A part of Brassica rapa cultivar Chiifu-401-42 chromosome A05, CAAS_Brap_v3.01, whole genome shotgun sequence genomic DNA contains:
- the LOC103869827 gene encoding GDSL esterase/lipase APG: MDHRMTSCLLLLLVSTYSVLQISFAQDAPTSLFPGMIIFGDSVVDVGNNNYLPTLFRADYPPYGRDFAGHKPTGRFCNGKLATDITAETLGFTKYPPAYLSPEASGKNLLIGANFASAASGYDDKAALLNHAIPLYQQVEYYKEYKSKLIKVAGSKQADTIIKGSIYLLSAGSSDFVQNYYVNPLVNKFYTADQYGSMLIDNFSTFIKQVYAVGARKIGVTSLPPTGCLPAARTLFGYHEKGCVSRLNTDAQQFNKKLNAAASKLQKQYSGLKIVVFDIFTPLYDLVQSPAKSGFTEATKGCCGTGTVETTSLLCNPKSYGTCTNATQYVFWDSVHPSEAANEILATSLIGQGFSLIG; the protein is encoded by the exons ATGGATCACCGCATGACGTCGTGTTTGCTTCTCCTCTTGGTCTCAACCTACTCTGTTTTGCAAATTTCATTTGCTCAAGATGCTCCAACGAGTCTTTTTCCTGGAATGATAATATTTGGTGACTCTGTAGTTGATGTCGGAAACAACAACTATCTTCCAACCCTTTTCAGAGCTGATTACCCTCCTTATGGCCGTGATTTTGCTGGCCACAAACCCACCGGCCGTTTCTGCAACGGCAAATTAGCCACTGATATTACTG CTGAGACACTAGGGTTCACTAAATACCCACCAGCTTATCTAAGTCCCGAAGCTTCAGGCAAGAACCTTCTCATTGGTGCTAATTTCGCTTCTGCAGCTTCAGGTTACGATGACAAAGCTGCTCTTCTCAAT CACGCGATTCCGTTGTATCAGCAAGTTGAGTATTACAAGGAGTACAAGAGCAAGCTCATAAAAGTTGCAGGAAGCAAACAAGCTGATACGATCATAAAGGGATCAATCTATCTCTTGAGTGCAGGAAGCAGTGACTTTGTTCAAAATTATTATGTGAATCCTCTTGTTAACAAATTCTACACTGCTGATCAGTACGGATCTATGCTTATTGATAACTTCTCTACATTTATCAAG CAAGTGTATGCGGTTGGGGCAAGGAAGATCGGTGTGACATCTCTCCCTCCAACGGGATGTCTTCCAGCTGCAAGAACCCTTTTCGGATACCATGAAAAAGGTTGTGTTTCAAGACTTAACACAGATGCTCAGCAATTCAACAAGAAGCTTAACGCAGCTGCTTCAAAGCTTCAGAAGCAATACTCTGGTCTAAAGATTGTTGTCTTTGACATCTTCACCCCACTCTATGATCTTGTTCAGTCCCCTGCTAAATCTG GATTCACGGAAGCAACAAAAGGATGTTGTGGAACAGGAACAGTCGAGACAACTTCGCTCTTGTGCAATCCGAAATCATACGGGACATGCACCAATGCTACTCAGTATGTGTTCTGGGACAGTGTTCATCCTTCTGAAGCTGCCAATGAGATTCTTGCCACTTCTTTGATTGGACAGGGCTTCTCTCTCATTGGTTGA